Proteins co-encoded in one Gemmatimonadota bacterium genomic window:
- a CDS encoding cytochrome c, translating into MQDGTTRRWSWSQLRYSAPVIALLAVFALHGEAFSTEHAQDPDDEDVTFTKDVARILQENCQVCHQPGSIGPMALMTYDQVRPWGAVIKDRVVHREMPPYQYDTDVGVQDLKYDPRMSDEEIQAIVAWVDSGMPMGDPADMPPPAVWPDPSEFRLAERFGRAPDVIVTSTPYDVPGIGQDRWWQPTVETGITEDRCIMAIETKPAVAARMVTHHANSYFSVNGRQAAMLSEFAIGKIGEIVPEDACRTAPANSQVSWDIHYWPNGEDIDDAVVQIGIWFYPAEREVETYRQDLTLYMLSGGVGGRGYDIAPHGTLMTQGFRSFNTPVRIDSFQPHGHTRLVAMSLQILRANGRLEMVSMVSNWNALWHHSHIYQDHASPLLAVGDQLVLTGWYDNTANNRYNPDPDQWVSIGDRTADEMSHAWLAVTHLDQEGYEEILAERQAQTTPTTD; encoded by the coding sequence ATGCAAGACGGAACGACGCGCCGCTGGAGCTGGTCGCAGCTCCGGTACTCGGCCCCGGTGATCGCGCTGCTCGCGGTATTTGCGCTGCACGGGGAGGCGTTTTCCACGGAGCACGCTCAGGATCCCGACGACGAGGATGTGACCTTTACGAAGGACGTCGCCCGGATTCTCCAGGAGAACTGTCAGGTTTGCCATCAGCCCGGCTCGATCGGGCCCATGGCGCTGATGACCTATGATCAGGTTCGTCCGTGGGGGGCCGTGATCAAGGATCGGGTAGTCCATCGCGAGATGCCGCCCTATCAGTACGACACCGATGTCGGCGTGCAGGATCTCAAATACGATCCCCGGATGAGCGACGAGGAGATCCAGGCCATCGTGGCCTGGGTGGACAGCGGGATGCCGATGGGTGACCCGGCGGACATGCCCCCGCCCGCCGTTTGGCCCGATCCGTCCGAGTTCCGCCTCGCCGAGCGATTCGGCCGCGCCCCCGACGTCATCGTGACTTCGACGCCTTACGACGTGCCCGGGATCGGCCAGGACCGCTGGTGGCAGCCGACCGTCGAGACGGGGATCACCGAGGACCGGTGCATCATGGCGATCGAGACCAAGCCCGCGGTCGCGGCGCGCATGGTGACGCACCACGCCAACTCGTACTTCAGCGTGAATGGCCGTCAGGCCGCGATGCTCTCGGAGTTCGCGATCGGGAAGATCGGCGAGATCGTCCCCGAGGACGCTTGCCGCACGGCACCCGCCAACTCGCAAGTGAGTTGGGACATTCACTACTGGCCCAACGGCGAGGACATCGACGACGCCGTCGTCCAGATCGGGATCTGGTTTTACCCCGCCGAGCGCGAAGTCGAGACCTACCGGCAGGACCTGACGCTCTATATGCTGAGCGGCGGAGTCGGCGGACGGGGTTACGACATCGCTCCGCACGGCACGCTGATGACGCAGGGCTTCCGGAGCTTCAACACTCCGGTCCGCATCGACAGCTTCCAGCCGCACGGACACACCCGGCTGGTCGCCATGTCGCTCCAGATTCTTCGAGCCAATGGCCGTCTCGAGATGGTCAGCATGGTTTCGAACTGGAACGCGCTCTGGCACCACAGCCACATCTATCAGGATCACGCATCGCCGCTCCTCGCCGTCGGCGACCAGCTTGTCCTGACCGGTTGGTACGACAACACGGCCAACAACCGTTACAACCCTGACCCGGATCAATGGGTCAGCATCGGGGACCGAACGGCGGACGAGATGTCGCACGCGTGGCTCGCGGTGACGCATCTCGATCAGGAAGGATACGAGGAGATTCTGGCCGAGCGTCAGGCGCAGACGACGCCCACGACCGACTGA
- a CDS encoding transglycosylase domain-containing protein — protein MTRWRGDEEPARGGRFPRWALVSLILAVPLLLLAVAAWWEMRTSTLQARWLAPLAAELTWAVEEGPSPRIVFPGEGPYDRRLGYAALPGMIRGAESRGFGVVEQARVSERFAEMVEVHDLFPIYGEKSRAGLTVLDRNGGPLFSEPYPARVFPSFEAIPPIVWQTLLFIENRTILDPDRPKQNPAVEWSRLIRSVFELGLRFLGREGNVAGASTLATQLEKFRHAPDGLTESPRDKLVQMASASLRGYLGGEETLPARRKIVLDYLNSVPLAAQRGEGEVTGLGDGLWAWYGREFAEANRLLAAVEPGGSPLLPDPARVFPPGASAAATFWDGPNGERGVPPISESGAAYREVLSLLIAQRRPSYYLTQGEGREALAQATDQYIGLLESEGVIPRALAAAALEAASEVRSLTVERPPVSFVDRKGVNAVRTQLLGLLGVPRLYDLDRLDLTVRTTLDGDAQRAATDFLVALSDPNFVREGGFDGPRLLDRGEPELVVYSLVLHERTDRGNLVRIQTDNLDAPFNLNESARLELGSTAKLRTLASYLEVVAELYGSYESLTPDSLRALPLSPNDGLALWARAQILGEPEVDLTTFLRRAMGRTYSANPSQRFVTGGGVQTFSNFDDTYDARSLTVTEGFRQSVNLVFVRVMRDVVNHYVYRVPGSTAYVLEEPDSPLRQDYLERFADREGIQFLNQFIPKFQGKSRSEILQALVADRRLTPQRIAWVYRAVAPNPTPDEFEFLLRANQPESEFSVATVADLYARANPEGQLLADLGFLASVHPLELWAARHLIVNPEATRTELIAASETARQDVYAWLFRTNRQSAQDQRIRSLLEVEAFTEILAGWRRLGYPFENIVPSLGTSIGSSGDRPAALGELVGIILNGGVRLPTYRLEELHFAEGTPFETRMLREGSEGERVMATEVAAILREAMVDVVEEGTARRMRGAIVGPDGVPLVVGGKTGTGDNRYRVFAPGGRLIESRSVNRTSTFVFFIGDRYYGVITAYVPGEDADRYWFTSALPTQILRALAPAVQGLMEEEMVEAEAPAS, from the coding sequence ATGACGCGCTGGCGCGGTGATGAAGAGCCGGCCCGCGGGGGCCGGTTTCCCCGCTGGGCCCTCGTTTCCCTTATTCTCGCGGTCCCCCTCTTGCTCCTGGCGGTGGCAGCGTGGTGGGAGATGAGGACCTCCACGCTCCAGGCGCGGTGGCTCGCGCCCCTCGCGGCCGAGCTGACCTGGGCCGTAGAGGAGGGCCCTTCGCCCCGCATCGTATTTCCCGGTGAAGGACCTTACGACCGGCGCCTCGGCTACGCTGCCCTCCCCGGGATGATCCGGGGCGCGGAGAGCCGGGGATTCGGGGTCGTCGAGCAGGCGCGGGTCTCGGAGCGCTTCGCGGAAATGGTCGAGGTCCACGACCTCTTCCCGATCTACGGAGAGAAATCGCGCGCGGGGCTCACCGTCTTGGACCGAAACGGCGGGCCGCTCTTTTCCGAGCCCTACCCGGCGCGTGTCTTTCCTTCGTTCGAAGCGATCCCGCCGATCGTTTGGCAGACCCTTCTCTTCATCGAGAATCGGACGATCCTCGACCCCGACCGTCCGAAGCAAAATCCGGCGGTGGAGTGGTCGCGCCTGATTCGAAGCGTCTTCGAGCTCGGGCTGCGTTTCCTCGGGCGTGAGGGGAACGTCGCCGGGGCGAGCACACTCGCGACGCAGCTCGAGAAGTTTCGCCATGCCCCGGACGGGCTCACCGAATCCCCTCGCGATAAGCTGGTCCAGATGGCGAGCGCCTCGCTCCGCGGGTATCTCGGAGGGGAGGAGACCCTCCCCGCACGCCGAAAAATCGTCCTCGACTACCTGAACTCCGTTCCCCTCGCGGCACAGCGCGGGGAAGGTGAGGTGACTGGCCTCGGAGACGGGCTCTGGGCTTGGTACGGAAGGGAGTTTGCGGAGGCGAACCGGCTGCTCGCGGCTGTCGAGCCCGGTGGGAGCCCGCTCCTTCCGGATCCGGCACGCGTGTTCCCTCCGGGTGCCTCGGCGGCCGCCACCTTCTGGGATGGGCCGAACGGCGAGCGGGGCGTGCCGCCCATCTCGGAGAGCGGAGCGGCCTACCGAGAGGTCCTGAGCCTCCTCATCGCCCAGCGTCGCCCGAGTTATTACCTCACGCAGGGGGAGGGACGCGAAGCGCTCGCACAAGCGACCGATCAGTACATCGGTCTCCTCGAAAGCGAGGGGGTGATCCCAAGGGCGCTCGCGGCGGCGGCGCTCGAGGCCGCGAGCGAGGTCCGTTCGCTCACAGTGGAGCGCCCGCCCGTTTCCTTCGTGGACAGGAAGGGGGTCAACGCCGTGCGAACCCAACTCCTCGGCCTCCTCGGGGTCCCGCGCCTGTACGATCTCGACCGGCTCGATCTCACTGTGAGGACGACGCTCGATGGCGACGCCCAGCGCGCTGCGACGGACTTCCTCGTGGCGCTCTCCGATCCGAATTTCGTTCGCGAGGGAGGATTCGACGGCCCGCGGCTTCTCGACCGCGGCGAGCCGGAGCTCGTCGTGTATTCTTTGGTTCTGCACGAGCGGACGGATCGGGGAAACCTCGTGCGGATTCAGACGGACAACCTCGACGCGCCCTTCAACCTGAATGAGTCGGCGCGGCTGGAGCTCGGCTCGACCGCGAAGCTGCGTACGCTCGCGAGTTATCTGGAAGTCGTCGCAGAGCTGTACGGCAGTTATGAATCGTTGACGCCGGACTCACTCCGCGCGCTCCCACTTTCTCCGAATGACGGGTTGGCCCTCTGGGCTCGCGCCCAGATCCTCGGAGAGCCGGAGGTGGATCTCACGACGTTTCTCCGACGGGCCATGGGCCGCACCTATTCCGCGAATCCTTCCCAGCGATTCGTGACAGGGGGAGGGGTGCAGACCTTCTCGAACTTCGACGACACCTACGACGCGCGCTCCCTCACCGTGACGGAGGGATTCCGGCAATCGGTGAACCTCGTCTTCGTGCGGGTGATGAGAGACGTGGTGAACCACTACGTCTACCGGGTGCCCGGATCGACGGCATACGTGCTCGAAGAGCCGGATTCGCCGCTGCGGCAGGATTATCTGGAGCGCTTCGCGGACCGCGAGGGGATCCAATTCCTGAATCAGTTCATCCCCAAGTTCCAGGGAAAGTCACGGAGCGAGATCCTGCAGGCGCTCGTGGCCGACCGGCGGCTCACCCCGCAGAGAATCGCCTGGGTCTACCGCGCCGTCGCGCCCAATCCGACGCCCGATGAATTCGAGTTCCTCCTGCGCGCGAATCAGCCCGAGTCGGAATTCAGCGTCGCGACGGTCGCGGACCTGTACGCGCGTGCGAATCCGGAGGGCCAGCTCCTCGCGGATCTCGGATTCCTCGCCTCCGTGCATCCACTCGAGCTATGGGCAGCGCGGCACCTTATCGTGAACCCCGAGGCGACGCGGACCGAGCTGATTGCGGCAAGCGAGACGGCGCGGCAGGACGTATACGCCTGGCTTTTCCGGACGAACCGCCAGAGCGCCCAGGACCAGCGAATCCGCTCCCTCCTCGAGGTCGAAGCGTTCACCGAAATCCTCGCCGGGTGGCGGCGCCTCGGGTACCCGTTCGAGAACATCGTTCCCTCGCTCGGCACCTCGATTGGGAGCTCGGGTGACCGCCCCGCCGCGCTCGGGGAGCTCGTGGGAATCATCCTGAACGGCGGAGTCCGGCTTCCGACCTACCGGCTCGAGGAGCTTCACTTCGCCGAAGGGACTCCCTTCGAGACGCGGATGCTTCGCGAAGGTTCCGAAGGAGAGCGTGTGATGGCGACCGAAGTGGCCGCGATCCTCCGCGAAGCGATGGTGGATGTAGTGGAGGAAGGCACCGCGCGCCGGATGCGGGGCGCCATCGTGGGCCCGGACGGGGTCCCACTCGTCGTCGGTGGGAAAACGGGGACCGGAGACAATCGCTACCGGGTCTTTGCCCCGGGAGGACGGTTGATCGAGTCGCGGAGCGTGAACCGGACCTCGACCTTCGTCTTTTTTATCGGGGATCGGTACTACGGGGTCATCACCGCATATGTCCCAGGAGAAGACGCGGACCGCTACTGGTTTACGAGCGCACTTCCCACACAGATCCTTCGTGCCCTCGCGCCCGCCGTGCAGGGATTGATGGAGGAGGAAATGGTGGAGGCCGAAGCGCCGGCGAGCTGA
- a CDS encoding DUF6503 family protein, whose translation MNPPRLRRPATILYMGSLLGASACAVSSDSPTAIVDAAIAQHGGDLFENSRIRFTFRGTRFEYFRDGGAFRYERTFRDPLGSVVNEVMVNDGTRRLENGGAVALADDERMQVEYDVNSVIYFGFLPFRLRDPAARLQTLARDTVQGAPYHRIEVTFDAEGGGVDSDVRFVHWIHQDSLTLDYFGYRYSRDGGGVRFRRAVNRREIGGILVQDFENYAPADAVEDIADLARHFEEGSLDLLSLVALEEVEVTRARGLAEVDPLLPREAPGEGLELQLGIERSEYSPGDSIHAVMNLVNRSGEERALGFASAQRFDLVVLDEGGEPQARWSEGQLFAQVTGEEALAPGGTLHFESSVTAPAAPGSYYLQGSLPASGAPLPAVLPFRVVP comes from the coding sequence ATGAATCCTCCGCGACTCCGACGACCCGCCACGATTCTTTACATGGGCTCCTTACTCGGTGCTTCCGCCTGCGCGGTCTCATCCGACAGTCCGACCGCCATCGTGGACGCCGCGATCGCCCAGCACGGTGGCGATCTCTTCGAGAACAGCCGCATCCGTTTCACCTTCCGTGGGACACGATTCGAGTATTTCCGCGACGGAGGCGCATTTCGGTACGAGCGAACCTTTCGTGATCCCCTCGGAAGTGTCGTGAACGAGGTGATGGTGAACGACGGCACCCGAAGGCTCGAAAACGGCGGCGCGGTGGCGCTGGCCGACGACGAGCGCATGCAGGTCGAATATGATGTGAATTCCGTCATCTACTTCGGATTCCTCCCCTTCCGGCTCCGCGATCCCGCGGCTCGGCTGCAGACACTCGCCCGCGACACCGTCCAGGGCGCGCCGTACCATAGGATCGAAGTCACCTTCGACGCGGAAGGAGGAGGAGTGGACTCGGATGTGCGCTTCGTGCACTGGATACACCAGGACTCCCTCACCCTCGACTATTTCGGATATCGCTATTCCCGGGACGGGGGAGGGGTCCGTTTCCGGCGCGCCGTGAACCGGCGCGAGATCGGCGGAATTCTCGTTCAGGACTTCGAGAACTACGCTCCCGCGGACGCCGTGGAGGACATCGCGGACCTTGCACGGCACTTCGAAGAGGGATCTCTCGATCTTCTTTCCCTCGTCGCCCTGGAAGAGGTCGAGGTCACGCGGGCGCGCGGCCTCGCGGAGGTGGATCCCCTCCTCCCTCGGGAGGCCCCCGGGGAGGGACTCGAGCTCCAGCTTGGGATCGAGCGTTCCGAATACTCCCCGGGCGATTCCATTCACGCAGTCATGAACCTCGTGAATCGCTCCGGCGAAGAGCGGGCGCTCGGCTTTGCCAGCGCGCAACGCTTCGACCTCGTGGTGCTGGATGAAGGCGGCGAGCCGCAAGCCCGATGGAGCGAGGGACAACTTTTTGCTCAGGTGACCGGTGAAGAGGCGCTCGCACCGGGCGGGACGCTCCACTTCGAATCGTCCGTTACGGCACCCGCGGCCCCGGGATCGTACTACCTGCAGGGAAGCCTTCCCGCTTCGGGTGCGCCTCTGCCGGCGGTGCTTCCCTTCCGGGTCGTCCCCTGA
- a CDS encoding cytochrome c, with protein MQHTTPPCDSWLSGWTRLSILALLAVLALPGSALAANDPGDEVITFTKDVERILQENCQVCHQPDAIGPMALTSYEEVRPWAPLIREAVLSQKMPPYQYDTGVGIQELQSDMRLSREEIETLVAWVDAGAPQGDPADAPPPVAWPDAAAWGYVDLYGPPDIIVRSAPFDIPANGQDTWWRPTVDTGITESRCMRAIQTKPVLSGRAMTHHANSVFVMPGDADASDDDDGAASQGGRLSEYALGKLGEIIPEGACRTAPAGSQVRWDIHYYPSGVDVEDHVVEVGIWLYPEDYAGSYRQDLRTYGLQGDIDLAPGGTAMTQGFHSFDHPVRIDSWQPHGHFRMVAGSLEFFYPETGRRELISMVSRWTALWHHSHVYDEDVAPLLPAGAVMVLTQWYDNTANNPINPDPTVWVGRGSRTTDEMSHNWIAVTHLDQEGYERIVAEREAKATPTTD; from the coding sequence ATGCAACACACCACGCCCCCGTGTGATTCGTGGCTGAGTGGATGGACCCGACTTTCCATTCTGGCCCTTCTCGCGGTCTTGGCCCTTCCGGGTTCCGCCCTGGCGGCGAACGATCCCGGTGACGAGGTGATTACCTTCACGAAGGACGTGGAGCGCATCCTCCAGGAAAATTGTCAGGTCTGCCATCAGCCGGACGCGATCGGACCGATGGCCCTGACGAGCTACGAGGAAGTCCGGCCTTGGGCGCCCCTCATCCGTGAAGCGGTGCTGAGCCAAAAGATGCCCCCGTATCAGTACGATACCGGGGTGGGGATTCAGGAGCTCCAGAGCGACATGCGCCTGAGCCGAGAGGAGATCGAGACCCTCGTGGCCTGGGTGGACGCTGGCGCGCCGCAGGGCGACCCCGCGGACGCTCCACCGCCCGTCGCCTGGCCGGATGCGGCGGCATGGGGTTACGTGGACTTGTACGGACCTCCGGACATCATTGTTCGCTCTGCGCCCTTCGACATCCCGGCCAACGGCCAGGACACCTGGTGGCGGCCGACGGTGGACACCGGCATCACCGAAAGCCGGTGCATGCGGGCAATCCAGACGAAGCCCGTCCTCTCCGGACGCGCGATGACGCACCACGCGAACTCCGTCTTCGTCATGCCGGGTGATGCGGATGCGTCGGACGACGACGATGGCGCAGCATCGCAGGGCGGCCGGCTCTCCGAATACGCGCTCGGGAAGCTCGGGGAGATTATTCCGGAAGGCGCATGCCGGACCGCGCCCGCGGGATCTCAGGTTCGGTGGGACATCCACTATTATCCGAGCGGAGTCGACGTCGAAGATCATGTCGTCGAGGTGGGCATCTGGCTCTACCCCGAAGACTACGCGGGAAGCTACCGCCAAGATCTCCGGACCTACGGTCTGCAGGGCGACATTGACCTCGCTCCGGGCGGAACCGCGATGACGCAGGGATTTCACTCCTTCGACCATCCGGTTCGGATCGACAGCTGGCAGCCGCATGGCCACTTTCGAATGGTCGCGGGGTCCCTCGAGTTCTTCTATCCGGAAACGGGACGGCGCGAGCTCATCAGCATGGTGAGCCGGTGGACTGCTCTCTGGCACCATAGCCACGTGTACGACGAAGACGTTGCGCCCCTCCTCCCCGCAGGCGCTGTGATGGTCCTGACCCAGTGGTACGACAACACCGCCAATAACCCGATCAACCCCGACCCGACGGTCTGGGTCGGCCGGGGATCGCGTACCACGGACGAAATGTCCCACAACTGGATCGCGGTCACGCACCTCGACCAGGAAGGGTACGAGCGGATTGTCGCGGAGCGTGAGGCGAAGGCCACGCCCACGACGGACTGA
- a CDS encoding fumarylacetoacetate hydrolase family protein: MPKSTFSFVRGLQAVALIAAALVPAKVSSQAMQSVEPFKVGTFEIGGEPTVGLVLRDALIVDIAGANRNLQRDPDFVRIPMPDNMLDLIGQYEYGLKFRLYEIVNHLVAEGQLDANPRPAYIHAVEDVRIMAPIQYPSKIMNAAVNFYTHACEGCTPEELQARTLERQQNRGVPYLFLKPTRGAIIGAGDNIVIPYGRDRTDWEVELATVIGRPAKYVSAAEAEDYVFGYMVSIDVSDRGGRPPGGYSSGSDWFVGKGHDTFAPQGPWIVPKEFYGDPMERLHQLLTIDGVVVQEARAGDMIHSLWELMEYASSLITLYPGDVLNSGTSGGTASGAFAQDTRSGYLQPGETIEATISGIGTLRMPVVAEESVPADLTGAQLPPVSSYRGN; encoded by the coding sequence ATGCCCAAGTCCACCTTCTCTTTCGTCCGCGGCCTCCAGGCCGTAGCTCTGATTGCTGCCGCGCTGGTCCCGGCGAAAGTCTCCTCTCAAGCCATGCAAAGCGTCGAGCCCTTCAAGGTCGGCACCTTCGAAATCGGGGGGGAGCCGACGGTCGGGCTGGTGCTCCGCGACGCCCTCATCGTGGATATCGCGGGCGCCAACCGGAACCTGCAGCGGGATCCCGACTTCGTCCGGATTCCGATGCCCGACAACATGTTGGACCTGATTGGGCAGTACGAGTACGGACTCAAGTTCCGGCTCTACGAGATTGTCAATCATCTCGTGGCGGAGGGGCAGCTCGACGCGAACCCCCGCCCCGCGTATATCCACGCCGTGGAAGACGTGCGGATCATGGCGCCGATCCAGTACCCGAGCAAAATCATGAACGCGGCGGTGAACTTCTACACACACGCATGCGAGGGATGTACACCGGAAGAGCTCCAGGCCCGCACCCTGGAGCGCCAACAGAACCGCGGCGTGCCTTATCTCTTTCTCAAGCCGACGAGAGGCGCGATCATCGGCGCCGGCGACAACATCGTCATTCCATACGGGCGCGACCGCACCGACTGGGAAGTCGAGCTCGCGACCGTGATCGGGCGGCCAGCGAAGTACGTCTCCGCCGCCGAGGCGGAGGACTATGTCTTCGGATACATGGTTTCGATCGACGTCTCGGACCGCGGTGGCCGTCCCCCGGGGGGGTATTCGTCCGGATCGGACTGGTTCGTCGGGAAGGGTCACGACACCTTCGCGCCCCAAGGGCCCTGGATCGTCCCGAAAGAATTCTATGGAGATCCGATGGAACGGCTGCACCAGCTCCTCACGATCGACGGGGTGGTCGTCCAGGAGGCGAGAGCGGGAGACATGATCCACTCCCTTTGGGAGCTGATGGAGTATGCGTCGTCGCTCATCACCCTTTACCCCGGCGATGTACTGAACAGCGGGACCTCCGGCGGCACCGCATCCGGCGCCTTCGCGCAGGACACGCGGAGTGGCTACCTCCAGCCCGGAGAGACGATCGAGGCCACCATC
- a CDS encoding cytochrome c biogenesis CcdA family protein, translating into MVELNLLLAVLGGVVSFLSPCVLPLVPAYVTFITGASLDELTDSNRKFSPEVLRHALLFIAGFSLIFVLMGASASFIGGFLITSRRVFEVAGGIFLVLFGLLLSEIVKLPWAMRDWRVHMKDRPAGNLGTLFVGMVFAFGWTPCIGPILGGIYTLAAGEETPGRGMLLLGGYSFGLALPFVLAAVGLSRFLTLRRRIGPWLPWIQRVSGIAMVIFGALLITGQFTRIAAALAQVTPDFLLRWM; encoded by the coding sequence ATGGTAGAGCTCAACCTCCTCCTCGCCGTCCTGGGGGGCGTCGTGAGCTTCCTCTCGCCCTGTGTCCTGCCCCTGGTTCCGGCTTACGTGACGTTCATCACCGGGGCGAGCCTCGACGAGCTCACCGACTCCAACCGCAAATTTTCGCCCGAAGTCCTGAGACACGCGCTCCTGTTCATCGCGGGATTTTCGCTCATTTTTGTTCTGATGGGCGCCTCCGCGAGCTTCATCGGGGGATTCCTCATCACCTCACGCCGCGTGTTCGAGGTCGCCGGCGGGATTTTCCTCGTCCTCTTCGGGCTTCTCCTTTCGGAGATCGTGAAGCTTCCGTGGGCGATGCGCGATTGGCGCGTCCACATGAAGGATCGCCCGGCGGGAAATCTCGGAACGCTCTTCGTGGGGATGGTCTTCGCCTTCGGATGGACCCCCTGCATCGGACCCATCCTCGGAGGCATTTACACCCTGGCCGCCGGCGAAGAGACTCCGGGGCGCGGAATGCTTCTTCTCGGGGGTTACTCCTTCGGACTCGCGCTTCCCTTCGTCCTGGCCGCCGTCGGCCTCTCCCGCTTCCTCACGCTTCGACGCCGCATCGGACCGTGGCTCCCCTGGATTCAGAGGGTGAGCGGAATCGCGATGGTGATCTTCGGGGCCCTCCTTATCACCGGTCAGTTCACCCGGATCGCCGCGGCGCTGGCTCAGGTCACCCCGGACTTCCTCCTGCGTTGGATGTGA
- a CDS encoding class I SAM-dependent methyltransferase: MRSPHTFALLLWGSVAVLAALGPDRATLWPATVAYTSAFLALLHLWRRHRAYLDDPRVLLGGAVLLRVTLFPALPDLSDDLFRYVWDGWLSFSGMNPYLYPPADPALAAWQGSPLYLALNSAAYHSVYPPLSQVVFFAGGAAYEHLGWPAAAYVVKGGFLALEVAGIAGIFFALRALGRECASLALYAWNPLVLVTIAGSGHTEGGLTAALGLLAFGVASGRGKTAWCGLVLAAASKGVPIVLAPLLFRRLKEAGGSGRALGDAWPAALLALALALPVIAPGALAGVISSLDLYVRLFEFNGGLYLLAQEVVRAFTGEDYGRTIGPLLRWLFLGIALLVSLRWPVRGAEDWFQGALLLFGLYLATATTVHPWYLGWGLALVPLTSFIRGPWLWASWAAFLTYFTYAGGPHGVLTAIFWGGVALFLVRDLEGAIRDRLLRWAGRRKARQLEDVLQDGSLLDLGAGEGYVAAELRRADRTIYLMDVRPSFQVPLPGVVYDGSRVPLRDGAVDTVLLSLALHHAENPDRVLAEALRVARKRVLVTESTYRWGWERNALEVADRWANRGRGMETKEAGGGATLHFRTVGSWLGAFSEAGAEVLESRRLNRVGHRHHLFVLRPRGVRGAPAPLP, encoded by the coding sequence GTGCGCTCCCCTCACACCTTCGCCCTCCTCCTCTGGGGGTCCGTCGCGGTTCTCGCGGCGCTCGGACCCGATCGCGCGACCCTTTGGCCCGCCACCGTCGCGTATACATCCGCCTTCCTCGCCCTCCTCCACCTCTGGCGGCGCCATCGCGCCTACCTCGACGATCCTCGTGTCCTTCTCGGAGGCGCGGTTCTCCTCCGAGTCACCCTTTTCCCCGCGCTCCCCGACCTCTCGGACGATCTTTTTCGATACGTCTGGGATGGGTGGTTGTCCTTCTCGGGAATGAATCCCTATCTGTACCCGCCCGCCGATCCCGCGCTCGCGGCCTGGCAGGGATCGCCCCTCTACCTGGCGCTGAACTCGGCCGCCTACCACTCGGTTTATCCGCCCCTCTCTCAGGTCGTCTTTTTCGCGGGTGGCGCCGCGTACGAACACCTCGGATGGCCCGCCGCCGCGTATGTCGTAAAGGGCGGTTTCCTTGCCCTCGAGGTGGCGGGGATCGCGGGGATCTTTTTCGCTCTTCGGGCGCTGGGGCGGGAGTGTGCGTCGCTCGCGCTCTACGCCTGGAATCCGCTCGTCCTTGTCACGATCGCGGGAAGTGGACACACGGAGGGCGGGCTGACGGCGGCCCTCGGCCTCCTCGCCTTTGGCGTCGCGTCCGGCCGGGGGAAGACGGCCTGGTGCGGCCTCGTCCTCGCCGCCGCATCGAAGGGAGTGCCGATCGTTCTCGCACCGCTCCTCTTCCGGCGGCTCAAGGAGGCCGGGGGAAGTGGACGGGCGCTCGGGGACGCCTGGCCGGCGGCGCTGCTCGCCCTGGCGCTCGCTCTTCCCGTTATCGCTCCGGGCGCGCTCGCGGGCGTCATATCCTCCCTCGACCTTTACGTTCGCCTCTTCGAATTCAACGGGGGACTCTACCTTCTCGCGCAGGAGGTGGTGCGCGCCTTCACCGGCGAGGATTACGGCCGGACGATCGGGCCGTTACTGCGATGGCTCTTCCTGGGGATCGCACTCCTCGTCTCCCTTCGTTGGCCGGTCCGCGGCGCGGAGGACTGGTTTCAGGGGGCGCTCCTCCTCTTCGGCCTCTATCTCGCGACCGCCACGACGGTCCATCCCTGGTACCTCGGCTGGGGACTCGCGCTCGTCCCCCTCACTTCCTTCATTCGCGGCCCCTGGCTCTGGGCATCGTGGGCGGCATTTCTCACCTACTTCACTTATGCCGGCGGGCCGCATGGCGTTCTGACGGCGATTTTCTGGGGAGGCGTCGCGCTTTTTTTGGTGCGCGATCTCGAGGGCGCGATCCGGGACCGGCTCCTCCGGTGGGCCGGCCGGAGGAAGGCGCGGCAACTCGAAGACGTCCTTCAGGACGGAAGCCTTCTCGATCTCGGTGCGGGAGAAGGTTACGTGGCGGCCGAACTTCGCCGCGCGGATCGGACGATCTACCTCATGGACGTGCGTCCTTCGTTTCAGGTTCCCCTCCCCGGCGTCGTGTACGACGGGTCGCGCGTGCCACTGCGCGACGGCGCGGTGGATACGGTTCTCCTTTCCCTCGCCCTGCATCACGCCGAGAACCCCGACCGCGTCCTCGCCGAAGCGCTCCGGGTCGCCCGGAAGCGAGTCCTCGTCACGGAATCCACCTACCGATGGGGTTGGGAGAGGAACGCGCTGGAGGTGGCCGACCGTTGGGCGAACCGCGGGAGAGGGATGGAGACCAAAGAAGCCGGAGGCGGCGCGACGCTCCACTTCAGAACCGTCGGCAGCTGGCTCGGAGCGTTCTCGGAGGCTGGCGCGGAAGTGCTGGAATCCCGGCGTCTCAACCGAGTCGGACACCGTCACCACCTCTTCGTGCTGCGGCCGCGCGGCGTGCGCGGGGCTCCCGCGCCCCTTCCCTAA